Below is a genomic region from Echinicola rosea.
ATTTTTTTTAATGACAACGTTTACTAATTGAAAATATTATTCATTCAACCAGCAAAACAAGTCACATTTTTGAAAACTTGATAACGTCTTTCGGGTTTCCTTTTGAAATCCTTTTAATGTTTATGTATCAAAGTTAACGTAAAGGCAATTATAAAGTTCATTTTTTAACATTTTTTAAAAAATTTAATCTTCCACATCAAATCTTACATAGTTCTCCCATCTCCCTAAAACGTTTTGCATATCTTCTGGCAAACTAGAATCAAACTGCATAAATTTATTGCTTACCGGATGAACAAAGCCCAAAGATTTTGCGTGCAAAGCTTGACGTGGAAGCATCTTAAAACAATTATTTACAAAGGCTTTGTATTTTGAAAATTGGGTACCCTTACGGATCTTATCCCCTCCATACACGGCATCATTAAATAGCGGATGACCTAAATACTTCATATGCGCCCGGATCTGGTGGGTTCTGCCGGTCTCCAAGTTGCACTGAATAAGCGAAATGTAACGGAGTCGCTTTAGCACCTTCCAGTGAGTAATCGCGTTTTTCCCATAATCCCCATCAGGAAAGACATCCATGACCTTCCTATCTCGAGCACTACGTCCGACATGTGCATCGATGATTCCCGCATCTTCTTTGGGCTCGCCCCAGACGAGTGCAAGGTAAGTTCGCCCAATGGTATGATCAAAAAACTGCTTGGCAAGCTGCGTCATGGCCCGTTCAGACTTTGCAATGACCAACAGACCACTGGTATCTTTATCAATCCGATGGACCAATCCTGGCCTGCCACTATTGCCCGGCATTTCCGGTAACTGGTTGAAGTGGTACACCAAACCATTCACCAAGGTTCCCGTCCAATTGCCATAAGCTGGATGAACCACCATTCCCGCGGGCTTATTGACCACCAGCAAATGATCATCTTCATAGACAATGTCCAACTCAATCTTCTCTGGTAATACCTCCGTCTCACGTGCTTCCATCTCCAAGACCAACGTGATCACATCACCGGGCTTGATTTTATAATTGGCTTTGGTCTTGGCATCATTAACCTTGACCTGTCCGCTATCAATGGCCTGCTGCACCTTGTTACGGGTGGCATTGGCTACTTTGTCCGTCAGAAATTTATCCACCCTGACAGCTGCCTGTCCCTTATCCACTTCAATCCTCAAGTGCTCATACCCTGAGCTTGCACCTTCCTGGCCACCACCTAGTGCCTCCTCCTCAAATTCAAACAATTCGTCGTCCATTTCATTATTCATTCTGCAAAAATAACGGTCTCCTGCCAAAGTTTTTGATAATTTTGAATCTATTCGATCATAACGCGGTGTTAGAAGCTAAAAAACATATTGTCCAAGAGCTCTTTTTACCAGAAATGGAGGAAAAAAATGTCCGGCTATTTGTCAAACGGCTGGACCTTATACATCTTTTGGCCAGTGGCAACAAGTTCTATAAACTCAAATACAACCTGGAAGCCGCCAAGCAATCCGGACACGACACCATTTTAACATTTGGCGGGGCTTTTTCCAATCATATTTTTGCATCTGCCGCCGCGGCTAAAGTAGAAGGGCTAAAGAGCATCGGCATCATACGAGGGGAAAGCTCCTCAAAACTTAACCCTACGCTACAGCAGGCCCAAGCAAATGGCATGGTCCTTTCCTTTATGGACAGGAAATCGTACCGCCAAAAACACGAAACACAAGTCACCGACAGGTTAAAAGCGCAATTTGGCCAGTTTTATCTGATCCCTGAAGGCGGCACCAATGCCCTTGCCATCAAAGGCACGTCCGAAATATTAGCTCCCGAAGATCAACACATGGATTATTTGTGCTGCAGCATAGGTACCGGAGGCACCATCGCTGGCATTATCAACGCAGCCCTGCCTCACCAAAAAGTCCTTGGCTTTAGTTCCTTGAAAGGAAACTTCATCCATCAGGAACTGCTTGACCTTTTGGAAAAACACCAGATAAATTCCCGCAGTAAATACGAACTATTTACGGATTACCACTTTGGAGGATACGCCAAACACAAGCCTGAGCTGATCAGCTTCATCAAAAAATTCAAGAAAGAAACCCAGATCCCATTGGATCCGGTATATA
It encodes:
- a CDS encoding RluA family pseudouridine synthase, whose product is MDDELFEFEEEALGGGQEGASSGYEHLRIEVDKGQAAVRVDKFLTDKVANATRNKVQQAIDSGQVKVNDAKTKANYKIKPGDVITLVLEMEARETEVLPEKIELDIVYEDDHLLVVNKPAGMVVHPAYGNWTGTLVNGLVYHFNQLPEMPGNSGRPGLVHRIDKDTSGLLVIAKSERAMTQLAKQFFDHTIGRTYLALVWGEPKEDAGIIDAHVGRSARDRKVMDVFPDGDYGKNAITHWKVLKRLRYISLIQCNLETGRTHQIRAHMKYLGHPLFNDAVYGGDKIRKGTQFSKYKAFVNNCFKMLPRQALHAKSLGFVHPVSNKFMQFDSSLPEDMQNVLGRWENYVRFDVED
- a CDS encoding 1-aminocyclopropane-1-carboxylate deaminase/D-cysteine desulfhydrase, with protein sequence MLEAKKHIVQELFLPEMEEKNVRLFVKRLDLIHLLASGNKFYKLKYNLEAAKQSGHDTILTFGGAFSNHIFASAAAAKVEGLKSIGIIRGESSSKLNPTLQQAQANGMVLSFMDRKSYRQKHETQVTDRLKAQFGQFYLIPEGGTNALAIKGTSEILAPEDQHMDYLCCSIGTGGTIAGIINAALPHQKVLGFSSLKGNFIHQELLDLLEKHQINSRSKYELFTDYHFGGYAKHKPELISFIKKFKKETQIPLDPVYTGKLFFGVIDKIKSNHFPKGSNILLIHSGGLQGIPGFNLRFDETLEME